TCTTTATTTCTGGAGGAAATGCAGGCATTGTCCAAATAAATATCACAATATAAATAATTGCCATAATAATGCTGATTAACAGGCCGTATTTAATTGAACAGTTGTAGTTTTTACATTTTATGTGAGAAACCATAAAACTCACCAAGAGTGTCAGCAAAAAGAGCCATAATATGCCTGTCCCTGATGAAGTCATTGTGACTGTTACATTCTGGATCATTTAGTACCTTCCTGTTTTAAATCATTAAAATGTTGTTTTAATAATTTATTTCCATTAACTGGAAGGCTATTTGCACTTATTTTACTATTAAGATTCATAGCTTTAAATTTTTCATCTTCCAGTTATTCAATACCAGTTATTTCATTGTAGCTTAAATGTAATATTTAATACTTTCTTTAGTTATTTTATTCTATAATAAAAAATTTGAACATATAATCAGTATATTGAAAACAGTTTTTCGTAAATTAAGATTTTTTAACAGTCATTAAAACAAAAAAAATCAAAAGTTCAAAAAAAGTAGGAATTATAAGCTTTTGCTAATGATCCTGTCGATAATCCGCTTTGCAATTTCCCGCTTAGGGCTCAAAGATATCTCGATGATCTCATCATCCATCAAAACGACCTGATTATCGTCAGATCCAAATCCCGCACCTTCCACTGCAACATCGTTTGCAACCATGAGGTCTGCATCAGATTCTAACATCCTTTTCTTTGCAGCATTGAGCAGTTCTTCATCAGACAGGTTGTGAACAGCTTTAAACCCGACAAGAAAAATGTCAGGGTTGATTTCCTTAACTTCATTTAATATTTTAGGGGTCCGTTCAAGTTCTATTGTTATGTCGGTATCTGATGAGATTTTAGCTGCTTCTGTGTTTTTAACTTTGAAGTCGGAAACTGCAGCAGAAGAAACAAACACATCGCTTTTAAAGGCTAATTTCGACACTGCATAGTGCATTTGGGATGATGATTCGACTTCAACAACGTCAAATACATGGGGCACATCTGCAGTCATCTGGCCTTTTATAAGTGTAACCTCGGCGCCCCTGATAAAGGCTTCTTTGGCGATTTCAATTCCCATTTTACCGGAACTTCTATTTGTAATGCCCCTGACTTCATCGATCTTTTCATAGGTAGAACCAGCACTTACAAGCACTTTTTTGCCCTGAAGGTCTCCTTTAGATGTCTCTCTAAGCACATGAAGAACGATATCATTAATATCTGGAAATTTGGCCTTTTTCTCT
The DNA window shown above is from Methanobacterium veterum and carries:
- the coaBC gene encoding bifunctional phosphopantothenoylcysteine decarboxylase/phosphopantothenate--cysteine ligase CoaBC — its product is MEIVLCVTGSIAAIESIKLARELARHGINVKCFMSDGACEIIHPYAMEFATGQDVVTKITGKIEHVKYANADLILVAPATANVISKFTYKIADNPINTLLITALGYNTPILMVPSMHNSMYKAVKENIETLKGEGITFVKPKVEEKKAKFPDINDIVLHVLRETSKGDLQGKKVLVSAGSTYEKIDEVRGITNRSSGKMGIEIAKEAFIRGAEVTLIKGQMTADVPHVFDVVEVESSSQMHYAVSKLAFKSDVFVSSAAVSDFKVKNTEAAKISSDTDITIELERTPKILNEVKEINPDIFLVGFKAVHNLSDEELLNAAKKRMLESDADLMVANDVAVEGAGFGSDDNQVVLMDDEIIEISLSPKREIAKRIIDRIISKSL